The DNA segment tttttttttccccattCTGAATAGAGAGTGTGATTGGACATTCAATCATGCCTTTCGTATATATTCTTTAGATGcttcaattaataaaataaatttattatgttcaATGCACCACCTAGGTGATGATAGGCATCAATTACAATTTGGTTCTTAATTACTTTTCCCCTTGGCTAATCTAGTCAttagattatttatttttaaataagaaAGAGTCgattttattgaagaaacaaGTCCAAAACACTAACCCAAGGAAAAACAATCTAGGCATTAGATTGTTGATGATTATGGTCtactatataattaaaatataagaacAAGAAGATTGGTCTAGTCTGGCTTGTAGCAATATTGTGATACAAAAAGCATCAATCCCTGGAACATCTCGTCAgctagaaattataaattaattttctcCAAGGATCCTAGGAACGCAATCAAATCGTAAAGGGAATTGGTCTGATCATACTTCCAATTGGCTGTAGACTTGGCATACTTTCAAACCTAGAATTATATCAGTATGTTTAATCAAACAACTCTACTTTGGTggctctcacacacacacattaacatatatatatattctattgtcAATGTCttggaataaaaataaataaataaatagtacaatttATTGTTctttatgataaaattaaaatttttatatacaaTCTACTCGTGAATATTTTGTATGATTGTTTAAAAGTGTTGTATTTGAGGCAAAAGAATtaagaaattaaagaactaataaacctTAATTATGAAACAAATTAAAGTTTGGTGGATGAAATAATGCAATTAGGTCCTCCGGGTTCCAGGCGTGTCAAAATTGTTTTCCGTATATAGTTGCTGAGTAGcttaaattaatttcttttaattgctCTCGTAAACATCATCATTCTGATGATAAGCACGAAGTCGCCCTCAATTCCTAGACCAGTATTGTTGTCTCCTAGTGTCTTGAAATTTCTTCgagaaaaacaacaaaattattaAATCAAGTTCCATTATAACTTTGACAAGGAGTTGCTCATTACATCAATCAATAAATTTACAAGGGCACGTGCCGCAGATTATTCTCTTCATATATAAACAGTTAGCAACGGCAATGTATTAATATTCACATAATGGGGCCATCTTGCTTACTTAGTTAGAAAACTATATAATAAGTTTATATATTTACAATGGAATTTCAATATAACCATATGCTTATATTCAATATAATAATGATTATAACTGAAGATCCGAAAAGGGTGTGATATATTTAATAATCGACTTGGATGATAGCACATTCGGATAGTCTATTAATCCAAAATTTAAGGAATGAGGATATGTTTGGTTGGgtgaaatttttttataaaggGAAAAATTGGAAATTTCATTCAAGATCAGAAATCACAAGAGCTCCAATAAAACTTGAGACCTAGGATCAATACATAGGACAAGCATAATCACAGGCTACTCTATCAAGAGCATGAGCCACATTAATTGTTGGCTTGCTTTTAACCCAAATCAACATCTTGGTGTACTAGAAAACTATAGTCATCCTCTAACGAATTCCACCCACACTTCTCTAGCATCCACCTAATTAACCACCACTTTGTTAAAACCTTTCTCGACCGGCCAGGATGGAGTCTTCTGAAGGGCCAACGCCTCAGCCTCACTAGCAGTCCTCCTTTCTGAGATGCAACCAAAAAACCCATCAACAAAGCTACCTGCCGCATCGCGTAAGACTGCCCCAAGGGTAGAACAGCCATGACATCCGTTACTTTTGTGTCAAAATTGCATTTGCGAGAACCCACGGATGGCTTCTCCCACGTCAACACAGGCATCTGATCTCTATTACTTACGGgtgtaattaaatatgtaatagaATTGTAATTATATTGTATTTCTATTATTTTGTTtggttatataaaaaaaaatttaatgcaaataaaataataattatatcatataattaattacattttgACAAATGCAATTAACATTATGAATAAAAAATACATGAttacttattttgatttttttttattatcatctCTATCATTTAATAATTATCAACAACACAACTATCCAGTAGTACTCGCTACCATTGCTATTGTCCATGCATTATAACCATCGCTACCACTTAGTCATTATCACTGCTACCACCACTACTACTATTGTAACCACTTAACCACTATCATCTCTTGATTATTGCCGTCGTCGTTATTATTACATACCTACTAATTATTatagttgttattattattttgcgATTACCAtcacaaataaattaaatttttaaataaaaaattattatattatgttatttatatttttattttataattaaataaaaaataattatgttatttttttcattatataattaagtatattgtattacattataTACTATTAAACTAGCCTAGCTAAATACAGTGCAAATTATAGTAAAGAAGACTCTAAGGATCTATGCCCCTAAAAAGCCTAATAGAGAGGAGCAGATATTGGAACTAGCGCAAGAGACAAAGTTGGGACAGGTTGTGTATGTGTGTGGATTAATGGCCACACACATGTGAATGGGTGGGCACATTGTGCTTTGTTTGTTTGGAATAGAGAGAACATTATCTCTATTCCAGAATGACATATATATAGATTAATCTCCCTGAATATAAGTTCATTTTTAGGAGTTAAGATATATATAGTTGAACAAATTTTGTATAGCACTGGTGATGCATAGCATATGCCTAACAGACACTGTCCACACATAGCATTTGCTGCTCAGGCTAGCTTTGTTGTTTCATTTTCAGTTCTGGCCAGGCTAGCTACACGTACTACTGTCTCATAGCTGGTAGCATTTTTTATATACAGCACTGCCAGTAGTTGACAAAAAAATGATTTTGCACTAATTGAAAGATGTGCCTCTGAGCTCGTGAATAGTTAGCAACTCTTACTATATATGAGGTTTACTGtcgttaattatttgattaaaaaggCTAATGATAAATATATAAGAAATTACGGAGAAGAGAATATGTAAGATTTGATTGCAAGCCCATGTTTTTGGAAGAggagaagaagggaattgaagGGAGGCCAGGGGCTCACGTGGAGAAAGACAAGCACGTGCAAGGGGAGGATAGTTAATATTGTACGCGTAAAGGAAAGGAATCTGCTCGTGATCGGAGACATGGAAGATAGAGGAGAGGCATCGAAAGCAGCGAAGGAAGCGTTAAAGGATGTTTAGCTGTCAATCCCTCCAAACACTTCTCACGGGGGAGTTTTTCTTTTATATtatctcattctctctctctctctctctctcgccgtCATCCATTTGTCTGTCTCCCATGCGATTCCAAAATGCACCCCATTTCTCTTCCATCATTTTTTTTAAAGCAATCATTCTTGTTTTTGTTCTAAATTTATTCtcccataaaaaatattttacctTATTAGTAGTCTCtgtattttcttaataatatgTAATACATAGGTGGGGGTGACTTTGATATATTCTATCGATAACTTAAAAATCACGAGTttaaacataaaaatatttttacaaaataaaaGTATAACTGCAGATATCAATTCCCTTTAAAATTCATAAATGCAATTGAATCAATCTTTTTATGTAATATTGATATATATAATAATAGGAATGTTGTAAAATAAAGGAAGAATGGAAAAGCTGATGTAATGAAATTTGCAATGTTCTTATTGGTGATGGAATTGTAATCTACTTACAAACGTTacgaattaaaatattttatttattgtattttaattatatattcgaCAATTATTTGACTATTGAGTAATTTAACACCATGGAATGAGTGAAACAACAATCTATGAAGAAAATTAAAGGAGGTTAATAAGGTAAATTTAGAAAGATGAATTATAATTTGGTGTGGGGAAACGAGGGCACTCATGCAGGAAACGAACAAGCAATCACATAGGGTGGAGAGGTCATCCCCTGTCTTTATAAAACCCTCTTACGCTTGTGGTGAAAAATCAAGGGCAAGGAAAGGCAGCTGAGATATAGCTAAAGATAAGAGTCACGAACATGGCTTCTCGGAAGCAAAAGAAGCAGGCTGCTCTATATGACCAGCTGCAATTGCTCCGTGATGTTACCAACTCTACTGCTGTAAATACCATAAATCTTCAAGCTTTTATGTCGTCTCTCATCACTCGATCATTCATTTCTTTTTTTCCCCCTTTTGTTCACAATCTTTCTTTCGCAAACATTAAATCTTGAAAACTTGCAAGCAAAACAAGATAGCTAGAACTTGCACAAACTGATCAACCTAGCTATTATATTGTGATGATCATGAAAGTGAAAAAATACCGATGGTGATgatgtttttattttttctttgaatTGATTGCTGCTAGTTTGATATTTTCTTTCTGAAATTTTTTGATTTTGGCAGATGAATAAAACCTCAATTGTTGTAGATGCCTCTAAATATATAGAAGAGTTGAAGGAAAAAGTGGAAAGGCTGAACCAAGAGATAGGAACTTCACAACTAGCTGAGACTTCCCAAAATCAATTACCTATGGTGAatgtcttcttcttttttctttcctcttctccaccaattatatatatatatatatatcaagtgaTGTAAGCCGTCGTTCTTTTCATACTTACAGCAGGTTACAGTGGAAACCCTAGAAAAGGGTTTCCTTATTAATGTGCTGTCAGAAAAGAATTGCCCAGGTTTGCTTGTTTCCATATTGGAAGCCTTCGAAGAACTAGGCCTTGAAGTGATTGATGCTAGGGTTTCCTGTGAAGACAATTTTCAACTGGAAGCAGTTGGAGGAGAAGTAAGAAATAGCTGttgtttctttgtttttttttctttaaatatttCAATGCAAAGGGCTTTGCATTTTTTCCTCAATACATATGTTTGTGAATATGGATATGTATGTCTTTAGTccttacaaataaataaataggGAAATAACAAAAATATCATGTGAAATTCACAAGCACTTATGGTGAGAACCACATAAGTTAcggaaatttttttataattttatatttgggTGGACAGTATTGGAATTCAATGATTATCCAATTTGCAATTGCTAATTCAcgtattaattaatctctattcgaTTAAAGAGAAAACATTCTCAATTCTTGCAGTACCAAGGGGATGCTGATAGCTTAGATTCTCAAGTGGTGAAACAGGCCGTGCTTCAGGCGATCAACAACTGCAATGAAAGTAGTGACCAAGATTGAcccaaattttatattttgagcCAATATTTATCTCTCTTTTTGATTCCATGCAAATGTTTATGGTATCACTTAGGCAGCCGTCAATCCATATGCATATTAATTATGAACATGTATTATTAGAGGtgtcaatttttatttatatctaTTTGCCCACACACACTCACCCTTTTGCacgattagaaaaaaaaaaaaaaaaactatatatcAATCCATTTAATGTACGGCTTGGATAAATAAGGGTTGCATATGAATACCCATTTTAGCTATTAATCAAAATTTTGTCCTATGATTACTTCCCTACATTCCATGCAGTCACCACTACCACCATAATCCTGCTACTATTGCAGCCGCCACTGCCACCACCCCACAATTGTCATTGCCGTCAGTACTTCCTCCACCTTGCAATCACCTTTTCCATCATGATCAGCACAGTATCATTGCCACCACATCCATCTCTACAACCATCACCGTCTATACATATGCCCAGGCCACCACCACTATCATATTCAATGATTGCCACCAACAGTAGCAATTATAGACGCTTGAAACATTAATAAGATAAATGAACAACTTAGGATTGACTCGGATCAAATGAGTATACGTGTCACTTACCACCCAACtgattataatcatttatttcctaCATACAGTCAACATACATAATATCAatcttttaatattaattattacatATATGTATAGTTTGAGCTCTGATGATTCAGTCTGGATTGTTTTCCACCAAGGGAGCATTCGTTTTGGTAAGTCCACGAGTAAACTGACAAAGAAGCCAGCAAATATTTGTTACAAAGGAGGAGTTATTGTCTTGTGTGATAGCATAGTTTCTTAACAGTAACTATTGATATGCCATTCCCTCCAGGCTAGGAAAATGGAAACAAGTGATCTTGGGCATTCAAGAAAGTATGAGTGGGAAAATGAGAgaagctacatagctccaattcaTTTGTTAACTTATTTATGTGTGATGAATTTTCCTTCTATCATTTTAGTGATACATCAATTATTGATTGAATGGGGGTATACACCCTAGTGTAGGATAGAAATTCTCATTTTGGTAATTATAACTAATTccgtaaaaaaaaaatataaaacactAAATTTTAGTGTTTTATATGCTAACAAAAATATAGACTTTTCCAAAAATATGAGAAGTTAGTCTCACTTGTATGTGAGTAAAGGATTACATGTTTCAGgtgtattatataatttaatcacgAGAAAATAATGAGCATGATTGAGTGATGAGAGATTAATTAAGAAGTTGTCTACATTTGCTATTTACcattaaattgtgaaaaaatgaatttttttttttattggtgagtgaattttattaataaataaactaGGAAAAATTTAACAAAGCAAATTCAATCTAATCTAATTAAGTCAGTAAactaaattaacaaaaaatactAAATTTGAAAAATAGAAATGTTAAGTGAAAATTTTGATAACTAAGAGTGCAAAGAAATAAAACATTTCCCATTACGCCCACGAGAACAACAGCAAAAAAACCTCACAAAGATCACCACGTTAGCCACAGCTAGGTGTGTGAGAAGGTATATGCCACAGCCATATATATGCTTGAAGTAGTAgtaaaaaataacataaatagCTCACAAGTTGACAGCAAAAATGATGAGCTTGAACCGCAATTAGCAGTATTTATTATTGCTTCCAATCATATtaatttgtttaattataatcattTTTGGGATGGCAGGATAatcagaagaaaaaaaaaatcaggaaTGAAGGAAAACAATGCACTTTGTGTTTGTGCAAGACAAATAATTATATTCGCCATCAGTTTTGAGTGAGAAATTCAGCGGCACCAGTTTTTGTTTATGGAGATTTGCATAAGGAATAGAATGAagagtgaaaaataacaaaatataaatatgtattttttGGTTTTATCGCATCAGAAATGAGCAAGTTGGCCACCTCTGCTGTGACATTATTTGGATGTTACACTGCAATGTTCTAGTGCAAGCTTTGACATTGATTGGAGTCTACCTAGCTATGACGAAGTTGTGGTTTGTCCTGTTGAGAAGCGGCATTAATACCACCTAGCTGCTGCTGCTGCCGGAAATTTAAGTATTCATTACTCTTGTCAAAGCGTTTGGTTGGCCAATTAGAATTTTGCAAAAACATATGCGTTATGCTGTcatttaaaccatttaattaattgGTCTCAATTAAAATCATAATCTTATGGTTTTGAGAAATCAAAACTCagtgttataaaattttcaaattgaaAGTACTATATGAGcaaaatattttattacattaattttgaatatttaaaatttttaattataaatataattttagtattattgaattaaaattaattaatttattatattttgataggtaagaatttttaattttttattgttatattatttattttatgtagaTTTTCGTTGATTACCTATTGAATCAGTGTCCTAAGGCAACGCGGAAGACATgatatgaaaataataatttaatattcaaaAGCTGACGTTAGTACGGATTCATGAATTGTTTTACGTCTTTCGGTGGGCtgaaaaattctaaaattatttaaaaattttaatatattaaaaaaaatccttATTTAGTTTTACCATTTTgggatattaaaaatttattaagataattaaa comes from the Hevea brasiliensis isolate MT/VB/25A 57/8 chromosome 5, ASM3005281v1, whole genome shotgun sequence genome and includes:
- the LOC110657080 gene encoding transcription factor bHLH61 isoform X1, with amino-acid sequence MASRKQKKQAALYDQLQLLRDVTNSTAMNKTSIVVDASKYIEELKEKVERLNQEIGTSQLAETSQNQLPMQVTVETLEKGFLINVLSEKNCPGLLVSILEAFEELGLEVIDARVSCEDNFQLEAVGGEYQGDADSLDSQVVKQAVLQAINNCNESSDQD
- the LOC110657080 gene encoding transcription factor bHLH61 isoform X2, giving the protein MASRKQKKQAALYDQLQLLRDVTNSTAMNKTSIVVDASKYIEELKEKVERLNQEIGTSQLAETSQNQLPMVTVETLEKGFLINVLSEKNCPGLLVSILEAFEELGLEVIDARVSCEDNFQLEAVGGEYQGDADSLDSQVVKQAVLQAINNCNESSDQD
- the LOC110657080 gene encoding transcription factor bHLH61 isoform X3 — its product is MMNKTSIVVDASKYIEELKEKVERLNQEIGTSQLAETSQNQLPMQVTVETLEKGFLINVLSEKNCPGLLVSILEAFEELGLEVIDARVSCEDNFQLEAVGGEYQGDADSLDSQVVKQAVLQAINNCNESSDQD